A genomic region of Haliotis asinina isolate JCU_RB_2024 chromosome 1, JCU_Hal_asi_v2, whole genome shotgun sequence contains the following coding sequences:
- the LOC137289058 gene encoding fibrous sheath CABYR-binding protein-like isoform X3 produces MGGLLSKQKPGVVDATQHTEPVVVTEDVAVEDKPKSAPNLIVSEESTAVQTAPKSCVAMATAVEPAPVLTEERDLSTPLGVREVTDDVVAASLNSAQTSESAKAPASQEQVTEPAAEESKAESAPAEQTTEAPQQSSEPAAQEETPATQAPAEPAQEEAKAEAPAAEEKPAESTEEQKAEPAAPSETQTEQKEEGAPAVEAAPAAETPAEPVAEEGVKADEAAPVESTPPAEEVPAAEDKPAEAAPAAEEKPAEEEPAAAAEEAPAPAAEEAPAPAAEEAPAPAAEESPAPAAEEAPAPAAEEAPAPATEEAPAPAAEEAPPAEEAPAPAAEEAPAPAAEKAPAPAAEEAPAPAAEETPAPAPAAEETPAEETPAPQAESTEPSSAEPAAEESKPESEQTVQAEQAPAAEQAPAAEQG; encoded by the exons aacCAGTTGTTGTCACAGAGGACGTTGCTGTTGAGGACAAGCCAAAAAGTGCCCCTAACCTAATTGTTTCTGAGGAATCTACTGCGGTCCAGACAGCCCCTAAATCCTGTGTTGCAATGGCTACAGCAGTTGAGCCAGCACCTGTACTGACTGAAGAGCGGGATCTGTCTACTCCCTTGGGTGTACGTGAAGTAACTGATGATGTTGTTGCTGCATCATTAAACTCTGCTCAAACATCTGAAAGTGCTAAGGCACCTGCTTCTCAAGAACAAGTAACAGAACCTGCTGCAGAGGAGTCAAAAGCAGAGTCTGCGCCTGCTGAACAAACTACAGAAGCCCCTCAACAATCTTCAGAACCCGCAGCTCAAGAAGAGACACCTGCTACACAGGCACCAGCAGAACCAGCTCAGGAAGAAGCTAAGGCAGAGGcaccagcagctgaagagaAGCCAGCAGAATCAACAGAAGAACAAAAGGCAGAACCAGCTGCACCATCAGAAACACAAACTGAGCAGAAAGAGGAAGGTGCTCCGGCAGTAGAAGCAGCTCCGGCAGCTGAGACACCAGCTGAACCAGTTGCTGAGGAAGGAGTTAAGGCAGATGAGGCAGCGCCAGTAGAGTCTACACCCCCAGCAGAGGAAGTACCTGCTGCTGAAGATAAACCAGCTGAGGCAGCACCTGCAGCTGAAGAGAAACCTGCTGAGGAAGAACCTGCTG CAGCAGCAGAGGAAGCAC cagcaccagcagcagAGGAGGCACCTGCACCAGCAGCTGAGGAAGCCCCAGCACCTGCAGCAGAGGAATcaccagcaccagcagcagAGGAAGCCCCAGCACCTGCAGCAGAGGAGGCACCTGCACCAGCAACAGAGGAAGCACCAGCACCTGCTGCAGAGGAAGCCCCACCAGCAGAGGAGGCACCTGCACCCGCAGCAGAGGAAGCACCTGCGCCCGCAGCAGAGAAAGCACCTGCACCAGCAGCAGAGGAAGCACCTGCACCAGCAGCAGAGGAAACACCAGCACCTGCACCTGCAGCAGAAGAGACACCTGCAGAAGAAACACCAGCACCTCAAGCAGAATCAACAGAGCCCTCATCAGCGGAACCAGCAGCAGAGGAGAGCAAACCTGAGAGTGAGCAAACAGTCCAGGCAGAACAGGCTCCTGCTGCTGAACAAGCTCCCGCTGCTGAGCAGGGATGA
- the LOC137289058 gene encoding fibrous sheath CABYR-binding protein-like isoform X7, whose translation MGGLLSKQKPGVVDATQHTEPVVVTEDVAVEDKPKSAPNLIVSEESTAVQTAPKSCVAMATAVEPAPVLTEERDLSTPLGVREVTDDVVAASLNSAQTSESAKAPASQEQVTEPAAEESKAESAPAEQTTEAPQQSSEPAAQEETPATQAPAEPAQEEAKAEAPAAEEKPAESTEEQKAEPAAPSETQTEQKEEGAPAVEAAPAAETPAEPVAEEGVKADEAAPVESTPPAEEVPAAEDKPAEAAPAAEEKPAEEEPAAAAEEAPAPAPAPAPAPAAEEAPAPAAEEAPAPAAEESPAPAAEEAPAPAAEEAPAPATEEAPAPAAEEAPPAEEAPAPAAEETPAEETPAPQAESTEPSSAEPAAEESKPESEQTVQAEQAPAAEQAPAAEQG comes from the exons aacCAGTTGTTGTCACAGAGGACGTTGCTGTTGAGGACAAGCCAAAAAGTGCCCCTAACCTAATTGTTTCTGAGGAATCTACTGCGGTCCAGACAGCCCCTAAATCCTGTGTTGCAATGGCTACAGCAGTTGAGCCAGCACCTGTACTGACTGAAGAGCGGGATCTGTCTACTCCCTTGGGTGTACGTGAAGTAACTGATGATGTTGTTGCTGCATCATTAAACTCTGCTCAAACATCTGAAAGTGCTAAGGCACCTGCTTCTCAAGAACAAGTAACAGAACCTGCTGCAGAGGAGTCAAAAGCAGAGTCTGCGCCTGCTGAACAAACTACAGAAGCCCCTCAACAATCTTCAGAACCCGCAGCTCAAGAAGAGACACCTGCTACACAGGCACCAGCAGAACCAGCTCAGGAAGAAGCTAAGGCAGAGGcaccagcagctgaagagaAGCCAGCAGAATCAACAGAAGAACAAAAGGCAGAACCAGCTGCACCATCAGAAACACAAACTGAGCAGAAAGAGGAAGGTGCTCCGGCAGTAGAAGCAGCTCCGGCAGCTGAGACACCAGCTGAACCAGTTGCTGAGGAAGGAGTTAAGGCAGATGAGGCAGCGCCAGTAGAGTCTACACCCCCAGCAGAGGAAGTACCTGCTGCTGAAGATAAACCAGCTGAGGCAGCACCTGCAGCTGAAGAGAAACCTGCTGAGGAAGAACCTGCTG CAGCAGCAGAGGAAGCAC cagcaccagcaccagcaccagcaccagcaccagcagcagAGGAGGCACCTGCACCAGCAGCTGAGGAAGCCCCAGCACCTGCAGCAGAGGAATcaccagcaccagcagcagAGGAAGCCCCAGCACCTGCAGCAGAGGAGGCACCTGCACCAGCAACAGAGGAAGCACCAGCACCTGCTGCAGAGGAAGCCCCACCAGCAGAGGAGGCAC CTGCACCTGCAGCAGAAGAGACACCTGCAGAAGAAACACCAGCACCTCAAGCAGAATCAACAGAGCCCTCATCAGCGGAACCAGCAGCAGAGGAGAGCAAACCTGAGAGTGAGCAAACAGTCCAGGCAGAACAGGCTCCTGCTGCTGAACAAGCTCCCGCTGCTGAGCAGGGATGA
- the LOC137289058 gene encoding fibrous sheath CABYR-binding protein-like isoform X8: MGGLLSKQKPGVVDATQHTEPVVVTEDVAVEDKPKSAPNLIVSEESTAVQTAPKSCVAMATAVEPAPVLTEERDLSTPLGVREVTDDVVAASLNSAQTSESAKAPASQEQVTEPAAEESKAESAPAEQTTEAPQQSSEPAAQEETPATQAPAEPAQEEAKAEAPAAEEKPAESTEEQKAEPAAPSETQTEQKEEGAPAVEAAPAAETPAEPVAEEGVKADEAAPVESTPPAEEVPAAEDKPAEAAPAAEEKPAEEEPAAAAEEAPAPAPAPAPAPAAEEAPAPAAEEAPAPAAEESPAPAAEEAPAPAAEEAPAPAAEETPAEETPAPQAESTEPSSAEPAAEESKPESEQTVQAEQAPAAEQAPAAEQG; this comes from the exons aacCAGTTGTTGTCACAGAGGACGTTGCTGTTGAGGACAAGCCAAAAAGTGCCCCTAACCTAATTGTTTCTGAGGAATCTACTGCGGTCCAGACAGCCCCTAAATCCTGTGTTGCAATGGCTACAGCAGTTGAGCCAGCACCTGTACTGACTGAAGAGCGGGATCTGTCTACTCCCTTGGGTGTACGTGAAGTAACTGATGATGTTGTTGCTGCATCATTAAACTCTGCTCAAACATCTGAAAGTGCTAAGGCACCTGCTTCTCAAGAACAAGTAACAGAACCTGCTGCAGAGGAGTCAAAAGCAGAGTCTGCGCCTGCTGAACAAACTACAGAAGCCCCTCAACAATCTTCAGAACCCGCAGCTCAAGAAGAGACACCTGCTACACAGGCACCAGCAGAACCAGCTCAGGAAGAAGCTAAGGCAGAGGcaccagcagctgaagagaAGCCAGCAGAATCAACAGAAGAACAAAAGGCAGAACCAGCTGCACCATCAGAAACACAAACTGAGCAGAAAGAGGAAGGTGCTCCGGCAGTAGAAGCAGCTCCGGCAGCTGAGACACCAGCTGAACCAGTTGCTGAGGAAGGAGTTAAGGCAGATGAGGCAGCGCCAGTAGAGTCTACACCCCCAGCAGAGGAAGTACCTGCTGCTGAAGATAAACCAGCTGAGGCAGCACCTGCAGCTGAAGAGAAACCTGCTGAGGAAGAACCTGCTG CAGCAGCAGAGGAAGCAC cagcaccagcaccagcaccagcaccagcaccagcagcagAGGAGGCACCTGCACCAGCAGCTGAGGAAGCCCCAGCACCTGCAGCAGAGGAATcaccagcaccagcagcagAGGAAGCCCCAGCACCTGCAGCAGAGGAGGCAC CTGCACCTGCAGCAGAAGAGACACCTGCAGAAGAAACACCAGCACCTCAAGCAGAATCAACAGAGCCCTCATCAGCGGAACCAGCAGCAGAGGAGAGCAAACCTGAGAGTGAGCAAACAGTCCAGGCAGAACAGGCTCCTGCTGCTGAACAAGCTCCCGCTGCTGAGCAGGGATGA
- the LOC137289058 gene encoding skin secretory protein xP2-like isoform X5: MGGLLSKQKPGVVDATQHTEPVVVTEDVAVEDKPKSAPNLIVSEESTAVQTAPKSCVAMATAVEPAPVLTEERDLSTPLGVREVTDDVVAASLNSAQTSESAKAPASQEQVTEPAAEESKAESAPAEQTTEAPQQSSEPAAQEETPATQAPAEPAQEEAKAEAPAAEEKPAESTEEQKAEPAAPSETQTEQKEEGAPAVEAAPAAETPAEPVAEEGVKADEAAPVESTPPAEEVPAAEDKPAEAAPAAEEKPAEEEPAAAAEEAPAPAPAPAPAPAAEEAPAPAAEEAPAPAAEESPAPAAEEAPAPAAEEAPAPATEEAPAPAAEEAPPAEEAPAPAAEEAPAPAAEKAPAPAAEEAPAPAAEETPAPAAEESKPESEQTVQAEQAPAAEQAPAAEQG; this comes from the exons aacCAGTTGTTGTCACAGAGGACGTTGCTGTTGAGGACAAGCCAAAAAGTGCCCCTAACCTAATTGTTTCTGAGGAATCTACTGCGGTCCAGACAGCCCCTAAATCCTGTGTTGCAATGGCTACAGCAGTTGAGCCAGCACCTGTACTGACTGAAGAGCGGGATCTGTCTACTCCCTTGGGTGTACGTGAAGTAACTGATGATGTTGTTGCTGCATCATTAAACTCTGCTCAAACATCTGAAAGTGCTAAGGCACCTGCTTCTCAAGAACAAGTAACAGAACCTGCTGCAGAGGAGTCAAAAGCAGAGTCTGCGCCTGCTGAACAAACTACAGAAGCCCCTCAACAATCTTCAGAACCCGCAGCTCAAGAAGAGACACCTGCTACACAGGCACCAGCAGAACCAGCTCAGGAAGAAGCTAAGGCAGAGGcaccagcagctgaagagaAGCCAGCAGAATCAACAGAAGAACAAAAGGCAGAACCAGCTGCACCATCAGAAACACAAACTGAGCAGAAAGAGGAAGGTGCTCCGGCAGTAGAAGCAGCTCCGGCAGCTGAGACACCAGCTGAACCAGTTGCTGAGGAAGGAGTTAAGGCAGATGAGGCAGCGCCAGTAGAGTCTACACCCCCAGCAGAGGAAGTACCTGCTGCTGAAGATAAACCAGCTGAGGCAGCACCTGCAGCTGAAGAGAAACCTGCTGAGGAAGAACCTGCTG CAGCAGCAGAGGAAGCAC cagcaccagcaccagcaccagcaccagcaccagcagcagAGGAGGCACCTGCACCAGCAGCTGAGGAAGCCCCAGCACCTGCAGCAGAGGAATcaccagcaccagcagcagAGGAAGCCCCAGCACCTGCAGCAGAGGAGGCACCTGCACCAGCAACAGAGGAAGCACCAGCACCTGCTGCAGAGGAAGCCCCACCAGCAGAGGAGGCACCTGCACCCGCAGCAGAGGAAGCACCTGCGCCCGCAGCAGAGAAAGCACCTGCACCAGCAGCAGAGGAAGCACCTGCACCAGCAGCAGAGGAAACACCAGCAC CAGCAGCAGAGGAGAGCAAACCTGAGAGTGAGCAAACAGTCCAGGCAGAACAGGCTCCTGCTGCTGAACAAGCTCCCGCTGCTGAGCAGGGATGA
- the LOC137289058 gene encoding fibrous sheath CABYR-binding protein-like isoform X2: MGGLLSKQKPGVVDATQHTEPVVVTEDVAVEDKPKSAPNLIVSEESTAVQTAPKSCVAMATAVEPAPVLTEERDLSTPLGVREVTDDVVAASLNSAQTSESAKAPASQEQVTEPAAEESKAESAPAEQTTEAPQQSSEPAAQEETPATQAPAEPAQEEAKAEAPAAEEKPAESTEEQKAEPAAPSETQTEQKEEGAPAVEAAPAAETPAEPVAEEGVKADEAAPVESTPPAEEVPAAEDKPAEAAPAAEEKPAEEEPAPAPAPAPAPAAEEAPAPAAEEAPAPAAEESPAPAAEEAPAPAAEEAPAPATEEAPAPAAEEAPPAEEAPAPAAEEAPAPAAEKAPAPAAEEAPAPAAEETPAPAPAAEETPAEETPAPQAESTEPSSAEPAAEESKPESEQTVQAEQAPAAEQAPAAEQG, translated from the exons aacCAGTTGTTGTCACAGAGGACGTTGCTGTTGAGGACAAGCCAAAAAGTGCCCCTAACCTAATTGTTTCTGAGGAATCTACTGCGGTCCAGACAGCCCCTAAATCCTGTGTTGCAATGGCTACAGCAGTTGAGCCAGCACCTGTACTGACTGAAGAGCGGGATCTGTCTACTCCCTTGGGTGTACGTGAAGTAACTGATGATGTTGTTGCTGCATCATTAAACTCTGCTCAAACATCTGAAAGTGCTAAGGCACCTGCTTCTCAAGAACAAGTAACAGAACCTGCTGCAGAGGAGTCAAAAGCAGAGTCTGCGCCTGCTGAACAAACTACAGAAGCCCCTCAACAATCTTCAGAACCCGCAGCTCAAGAAGAGACACCTGCTACACAGGCACCAGCAGAACCAGCTCAGGAAGAAGCTAAGGCAGAGGcaccagcagctgaagagaAGCCAGCAGAATCAACAGAAGAACAAAAGGCAGAACCAGCTGCACCATCAGAAACACAAACTGAGCAGAAAGAGGAAGGTGCTCCGGCAGTAGAAGCAGCTCCGGCAGCTGAGACACCAGCTGAACCAGTTGCTGAGGAAGGAGTTAAGGCAGATGAGGCAGCGCCAGTAGAGTCTACACCCCCAGCAGAGGAAGTACCTGCTGCTGAAGATAAACCAGCTGAGGCAGCACCTGCAGCTGAAGAGAAACCTGCTGAGGAAGAAC cagcaccagcaccagcaccagcaccagcaccagcagcagAGGAGGCACCTGCACCAGCAGCTGAGGAAGCCCCAGCACCTGCAGCAGAGGAATcaccagcaccagcagcagAGGAAGCCCCAGCACCTGCAGCAGAGGAGGCACCTGCACCAGCAACAGAGGAAGCACCAGCACCTGCTGCAGAGGAAGCCCCACCAGCAGAGGAGGCACCTGCACCCGCAGCAGAGGAAGCACCTGCGCCCGCAGCAGAGAAAGCACCTGCACCAGCAGCAGAGGAAGCACCTGCACCAGCAGCAGAGGAAACACCAGCACCTGCACCTGCAGCAGAAGAGACACCTGCAGAAGAAACACCAGCACCTCAAGCAGAATCAACAGAGCCCTCATCAGCGGAACCAGCAGCAGAGGAGAGCAAACCTGAGAGTGAGCAAACAGTCCAGGCAGAACAGGCTCCTGCTGCTGAACAAGCTCCCGCTGCTGAGCAGGGATGA
- the LOC137289058 gene encoding skin secretory protein xP2-like isoform X1: MGGLLSKQKPGVVDATQHTEPVVVTEDVAVEDKPKSAPNLIVSEESTAVQTAPKSCVAMATAVEPAPVLTEERDLSTPLGVREVTDDVVAASLNSAQTSESAKAPASQEQVTEPAAEESKAESAPAEQTTEAPQQSSEPAAQEETPATQAPAEPAQEEAKAEAPAAEEKPAESTEEQKAEPAAPSETQTEQKEEGAPAVEAAPAAETPAEPVAEEGVKADEAAPVESTPPAEEVPAAEDKPAEAAPAAEEKPAEEEPAAAAEEAPAPAPAPAPAPAAEEAPAPAAEEAPAPAAEESPAPAAEEAPAPAAEEAPAPATEEAPAPAAEEAPPAEEAPAPAAEEAPAPAAEKAPAPAAEEAPAPAAEETPAPAPAAEETPAEETPAPQAESTEPSSAEPAAEESKPESEQTVQAEQAPAAEQAPAAEQG; the protein is encoded by the exons aacCAGTTGTTGTCACAGAGGACGTTGCTGTTGAGGACAAGCCAAAAAGTGCCCCTAACCTAATTGTTTCTGAGGAATCTACTGCGGTCCAGACAGCCCCTAAATCCTGTGTTGCAATGGCTACAGCAGTTGAGCCAGCACCTGTACTGACTGAAGAGCGGGATCTGTCTACTCCCTTGGGTGTACGTGAAGTAACTGATGATGTTGTTGCTGCATCATTAAACTCTGCTCAAACATCTGAAAGTGCTAAGGCACCTGCTTCTCAAGAACAAGTAACAGAACCTGCTGCAGAGGAGTCAAAAGCAGAGTCTGCGCCTGCTGAACAAACTACAGAAGCCCCTCAACAATCTTCAGAACCCGCAGCTCAAGAAGAGACACCTGCTACACAGGCACCAGCAGAACCAGCTCAGGAAGAAGCTAAGGCAGAGGcaccagcagctgaagagaAGCCAGCAGAATCAACAGAAGAACAAAAGGCAGAACCAGCTGCACCATCAGAAACACAAACTGAGCAGAAAGAGGAAGGTGCTCCGGCAGTAGAAGCAGCTCCGGCAGCTGAGACACCAGCTGAACCAGTTGCTGAGGAAGGAGTTAAGGCAGATGAGGCAGCGCCAGTAGAGTCTACACCCCCAGCAGAGGAAGTACCTGCTGCTGAAGATAAACCAGCTGAGGCAGCACCTGCAGCTGAAGAGAAACCTGCTGAGGAAGAACCTGCTG CAGCAGCAGAGGAAGCAC cagcaccagcaccagcaccagcaccagcaccagcagcagAGGAGGCACCTGCACCAGCAGCTGAGGAAGCCCCAGCACCTGCAGCAGAGGAATcaccagcaccagcagcagAGGAAGCCCCAGCACCTGCAGCAGAGGAGGCACCTGCACCAGCAACAGAGGAAGCACCAGCACCTGCTGCAGAGGAAGCCCCACCAGCAGAGGAGGCACCTGCACCCGCAGCAGAGGAAGCACCTGCGCCCGCAGCAGAGAAAGCACCTGCACCAGCAGCAGAGGAAGCACCTGCACCAGCAGCAGAGGAAACACCAGCACCTGCACCTGCAGCAGAAGAGACACCTGCAGAAGAAACACCAGCACCTCAAGCAGAATCAACAGAGCCCTCATCAGCGGAACCAGCAGCAGAGGAGAGCAAACCTGAGAGTGAGCAAACAGTCCAGGCAGAACAGGCTCCTGCTGCTGAACAAGCTCCCGCTGCTGAGCAGGGATGA
- the LOC137289058 gene encoding skin secretory protein xP2-like isoform X6 yields the protein MGGLLSKQKPGVVDATQHTEPVVVTEDVAVEDKPKSAPNLIVSEESTAVQTAPKSCVAMATAVEPAPVLTEERDLSTPLGVREVTDDVVAASLNSAQTSESAKAPASQEQVTEPAAEESKAESAPAEQTTEAPQQSSEPAAQEETPATQAPAEPAQEEAKAEAPAAEEKPAESTEEQKAEPAAPSETQTEQKEEGAPAVEAAPAAETPAEPVAEEGVKADEAAPVESTPPAEEVPAAEDKPAEAAPAAEEKPAEEEPAAAAEEAPAPAPAPAPAPAAEEAPAPAAEEAPAPAAEESPAPAAEEAPAPAAEEAPAPATEEAPAPAPAAEEAPAPAAEETPAPAPAAEETPAEETPAPQAESTEPSSAEPAAEESKPESEQTVQAEQAPAAEQAPAAEQG from the exons aacCAGTTGTTGTCACAGAGGACGTTGCTGTTGAGGACAAGCCAAAAAGTGCCCCTAACCTAATTGTTTCTGAGGAATCTACTGCGGTCCAGACAGCCCCTAAATCCTGTGTTGCAATGGCTACAGCAGTTGAGCCAGCACCTGTACTGACTGAAGAGCGGGATCTGTCTACTCCCTTGGGTGTACGTGAAGTAACTGATGATGTTGTTGCTGCATCATTAAACTCTGCTCAAACATCTGAAAGTGCTAAGGCACCTGCTTCTCAAGAACAAGTAACAGAACCTGCTGCAGAGGAGTCAAAAGCAGAGTCTGCGCCTGCTGAACAAACTACAGAAGCCCCTCAACAATCTTCAGAACCCGCAGCTCAAGAAGAGACACCTGCTACACAGGCACCAGCAGAACCAGCTCAGGAAGAAGCTAAGGCAGAGGcaccagcagctgaagagaAGCCAGCAGAATCAACAGAAGAACAAAAGGCAGAACCAGCTGCACCATCAGAAACACAAACTGAGCAGAAAGAGGAAGGTGCTCCGGCAGTAGAAGCAGCTCCGGCAGCTGAGACACCAGCTGAACCAGTTGCTGAGGAAGGAGTTAAGGCAGATGAGGCAGCGCCAGTAGAGTCTACACCCCCAGCAGAGGAAGTACCTGCTGCTGAAGATAAACCAGCTGAGGCAGCACCTGCAGCTGAAGAGAAACCTGCTGAGGAAGAACCTGCTG CAGCAGCAGAGGAAGCAC cagcaccagcaccagcaccagcaccagcaccagcagcagAGGAGGCACCTGCACCAGCAGCTGAGGAAGCCCCAGCACCTGCAGCAGAGGAATcaccagcaccagcagcagAGGAAGCCCCAGCACCTGCAGCAGAGGAGGCACCTGCACCAGCAACAGAGGAAGCACCAGCAC CTGCACCAGCAGCAGAGGAAGCACCTGCACCAGCAGCAGAGGAAACACCAGCACCTGCACCTGCAGCAGAAGAGACACCTGCAGAAGAAACACCAGCACCTCAAGCAGAATCAACAGAGCCCTCATCAGCGGAACCAGCAGCAGAGGAGAGCAAACCTGAGAGTGAGCAAACAGTCCAGGCAGAACAGGCTCCTGCTGCTGAACAAGCTCCCGCTGCTGAGCAGGGATGA
- the LOC137289058 gene encoding fibrous sheath CABYR-binding protein-like isoform X4 → MGGLLSKQKPGVVDATQHTEPVVVTEDVAVEDKPKSAPNLIVSEESTAVQTAPKSCVAMATAVEPAPVLTEERDLSTPLGVREVTDDVVAASLNSAQTSESAKAPASQEQVTEPAAEESKAESAPAEQTTEAPQQSSEPAAQEETPATQAPAEPAQEEAKAEAPAAEEKPAESTEEQKAEPAAPSETQTEQKEEGAPAVEAAPAAETPAEPVAEEGVKADEAAPVESTPPAEEVPAAEDKPAEAAPAAEEKPAEEEPAAAAEEAPAPAPAPAPAPAAEEAPAPAAEEAPAPAAEESPAPAAEEAPAPAAEEAPAPATEEAPAPAAEEAPPAEEAPAPAAEEAPAPAAEETPAPAPAAEETPAEETPAPQAESTEPSSAEPAAEESKPESEQTVQAEQAPAAEQAPAAEQG, encoded by the exons aacCAGTTGTTGTCACAGAGGACGTTGCTGTTGAGGACAAGCCAAAAAGTGCCCCTAACCTAATTGTTTCTGAGGAATCTACTGCGGTCCAGACAGCCCCTAAATCCTGTGTTGCAATGGCTACAGCAGTTGAGCCAGCACCTGTACTGACTGAAGAGCGGGATCTGTCTACTCCCTTGGGTGTACGTGAAGTAACTGATGATGTTGTTGCTGCATCATTAAACTCTGCTCAAACATCTGAAAGTGCTAAGGCACCTGCTTCTCAAGAACAAGTAACAGAACCTGCTGCAGAGGAGTCAAAAGCAGAGTCTGCGCCTGCTGAACAAACTACAGAAGCCCCTCAACAATCTTCAGAACCCGCAGCTCAAGAAGAGACACCTGCTACACAGGCACCAGCAGAACCAGCTCAGGAAGAAGCTAAGGCAGAGGcaccagcagctgaagagaAGCCAGCAGAATCAACAGAAGAACAAAAGGCAGAACCAGCTGCACCATCAGAAACACAAACTGAGCAGAAAGAGGAAGGTGCTCCGGCAGTAGAAGCAGCTCCGGCAGCTGAGACACCAGCTGAACCAGTTGCTGAGGAAGGAGTTAAGGCAGATGAGGCAGCGCCAGTAGAGTCTACACCCCCAGCAGAGGAAGTACCTGCTGCTGAAGATAAACCAGCTGAGGCAGCACCTGCAGCTGAAGAGAAACCTGCTGAGGAAGAACCTGCTG CAGCAGCAGAGGAAGCAC cagcaccagcaccagcaccagcaccagcaccagcagcagAGGAGGCACCTGCACCAGCAGCTGAGGAAGCCCCAGCACCTGCAGCAGAGGAATcaccagcaccagcagcagAGGAAGCCCCAGCACCTGCAGCAGAGGAGGCACCTGCACCAGCAACAGAGGAAGCACCAGCACCTGCTGCAGAGGAAGCCCCACCAGCAGAGGAGGCAC CTGCACCAGCAGCAGAGGAAGCACCTGCACCAGCAGCAGAGGAAACACCAGCACCTGCACCTGCAGCAGAAGAGACACCTGCAGAAGAAACACCAGCACCTCAAGCAGAATCAACAGAGCCCTCATCAGCGGAACCAGCAGCAGAGGAGAGCAAACCTGAGAGTGAGCAAACAGTCCAGGCAGAACAGGCTCCTGCTGCTGAACAAGCTCCCGCTGCTGAGCAGGGATGA